In Sphingobacterium sp. SRCM116780, the genomic stretch ATGCACAACAATCCGTAACTGCATCTCGCTTCCATCACCAATGGCTTCCAGATCAAATCGATGTGGAAGAAAAAGCAATAGCTCCTCAAGTAAGGAAAAGTTTAGAAAACACAGGATACAAAATCTCTCCAAGAGGTAATATTGGAAGAGTTGAAAACATCATTATGTTGCCAAACGGAAAACTTCAAACAGGGGCTGATCCTAGAGGCGATGATACTGCCGCAGGCTTTTAGTACTGATCAGAATGATAAATTTTTCAAATGCAAAGCACAGATTAAATTTTTTTACGATTAAACTTTCTAACACTTATTAATTTTATATAATACATACTTTTTTATGATTGAAAAATACAATTTCCCATTTAAAGGAACATTAATCATCATGCTTTCTCTGATTTTATTTGTGAGCTGCAAAATGTTAAAAGGTCCCGATTTTACGAAAATTCAGGTTGGGATGACCAAAGAGAAGGTTGTGCAACAGTTAGGAAAACCCGACGCTATTGTCGCTTCAAAAAAATATCAGGATGGCATCTTAGAAATTTACGAATATGGCACTCCTCAACTTGAAAATTCAGCAGACTCTACTGCAGGATTTAGACAATATTGGTTATACTTCTTTAACAATGAACTGCAGGAATGGGGAATAAAAAGAAACTATGTACCATCAGATTACGATCGCTATTACGAAAAATATAGACATCGTCACTAATCATAATAAAAAAGGGTCATTACAAAATTGTAATGACCCTTTTTTATATATTAAGAAGAACGATCTTACATCATTCCACCCATGCCACCGCCCATTGGAGGAGCACCAGCACCAGTATTTTCTTCTGGCTCATCTGCCAATACACATTCTGTAGTCAATAACATTGATGCGATAGAAGCAGCATTTTCTAATGCTATACGAGAAACTTTAGTTGGATCGATTACACCAGCACCAATTAAGTTTTCAAATACATCTGTACGTGCATTGTAACCAAAATCACCAGTACCTTCTTTTACTTTTTGAACGATAACAGCACCTTCGATACCTGCATTGAAACAGATTTGACGTAAAGGCTCCTCGATTGCACGTCTGATAATGTCAATACCAATTGTTTCATCTTCGTTAGCACCTTTTAATCCTTTTAAAGATTCTGTAGCACGAATGAAAGCAACACCACCACCAGCAACGATACCTTCTTCTACAGCTGCACGAGTTGCATGTAAAGCATCATCAACGCGGTCTTTTTTCTCTTTCATCTCTACTTCAGTAGTTGCACCTACGTAAAGAACAGCAACACCACCTGATAATTTAGCCAAACGCTCTTGTAACTTCTCGCGATCGTAATCTGAAGTTGTTGTTTCGATTTGAGAACGGATTTGAGCAACACGAGATTTAATATCATCTGCATTACCAGCACCATTGATAATTGTTGTGTTATCTTTATCAACGACAACTTTCTCAGCTTGACCTAAGTAAGATAAATCAGCATTCTCTAATTTGAAGCCTCTTTCTTCCGAGATAACAGTACCACCAGTTAAGATCGCGATATCTTCTAACATTGCTTTACGACGATCTCCGAAACCTGGAGCCTTAACAGCAGCAACTTTCAGTGAACCACGAATTTTATTAACAACCAATGTCGCTAATGCTTCTCCGTCTAAATCTTCAGCAATGATTAATAATGGTTTACCTGTTTGTACTTGTTTTTCTAAAATCGGCAACAATTCTTTCATGTTACTGATTTTTTTATCGTAGATTAAAATGTAAGGGTTTTCTAATTCCGCTTCCATTTTATCTGAGTTTGTTACGAAATATGGCGATAAGTAACCACGGTCAAACTGCATACCTTCTACTGTTTTAACTTCAGTTTCAGTACCTTTTGCCTCTTCTACAGTAATCACACCGTCATTACCAACTTTCTCCATTGCTTGTGCAATTAAAGCTCCGATAACTTCGTCATTATTTGCAGAAATTGATGCGACTTGTTTGATTTTGTTATTGTCTTGACCAACAGTTTGGGATTGTGATTTTAGGTTAGCAACAACTGCAGCTACCGCTTTATCAATACCACGTTTCAAATCCATCGGATTAGCACCCGCTGCTACAGATTTAATACCTGGAGCTACAATAGCTTGAGCCAAAACCGTTGCAGTAGTTGTACCGTCACCAGCTTGATCAGCAGTTTTTGATGCTACTTCTTTCACCATTTGAGCGCCCATGTTTTCTAAAGCATCTTTCAATTCGATTTCCTTTGCTACAGTAACACCATCTTTCGTGATTACTGGTGAACCGAATTTTTTCTCAATGATTACATTACGTCCTTTAGGACCTAAAGTTACCTTTACTGCATTTGCTAATGTGTCAACACCTTTTTTAAGTGCTTCACGTGCTTCAACGTTATATTTTACCTGTTTTGCCATTTTTCTAATATTTAAGTATTGCGTATCTAAGAATTGTTAATCATTCTGTTCTTCAACGCAATTTTTCACTTATAAATTTTACCTTTTTAATTAAATAACCGCGTAGATATCTGCTTCACGCATGATTAAATACTCTTTACCTTCAACCGTAATTTCAGTTCCAGCATATTTACCATATAAAACATTATCACCAACTTGAACAGTTAAAGGTTCATCAACTTTACCTGTTCCAACTGCTACAACTTTTCCTTGAGATGGTTTTTCTTTAGCTGTATCAGGGATGTATAATCCTGAAGCCGTTTTTTCT encodes the following:
- the groES gene encoding co-chaperone GroES, encoding MALSIKPIGDRVVVEAAPAEEKTASGLYIPDTAKEKPSQGKVVAVGTGKVDEPLTVQVGDNVLYGKYAGTEITVEGKEYLIMREADIYAVI
- the groL gene encoding chaperonin GroEL (60 kDa chaperone family; promotes refolding of misfolded polypeptides especially under stressful conditions; forms two stacked rings of heptamers to form a barrel-shaped 14mer; ends can be capped by GroES; misfolded proteins enter the barrel where they are refolded when GroES binds), which encodes MAKQVKYNVEAREALKKGVDTLANAVKVTLGPKGRNVIIEKKFGSPVITKDGVTVAKEIELKDALENMGAQMVKEVASKTADQAGDGTTTATVLAQAIVAPGIKSVAAGANPMDLKRGIDKAVAAVVANLKSQSQTVGQDNNKIKQVASISANNDEVIGALIAQAMEKVGNDGVITVEEAKGTETEVKTVEGMQFDRGYLSPYFVTNSDKMEAELENPYILIYDKKISNMKELLPILEKQVQTGKPLLIIAEDLDGEALATLVVNKIRGSLKVAAVKAPGFGDRRKAMLEDIAILTGGTVISEERGFKLENADLSYLGQAEKVVVDKDNTTIINGAGNADDIKSRVAQIRSQIETTTSDYDREKLQERLAKLSGGVAVLYVGATTEVEMKEKKDRVDDALHATRAAVEEGIVAGGGVAFIRATESLKGLKGANEDETIGIDIIRRAIEEPLRQICFNAGIEGAVIVQKVKEGTGDFGYNARTDVFENLIGAGVIDPTKVSRIALENAASIASMLLTTECVLADEPEENTGAGAPPMGGGMGGMM